A stretch of the Gemmatimonadota bacterium genome encodes the following:
- a CDS encoding right-handed parallel beta-helix repeat-containing protein, whose product MAASSRSTLPARLLMLAALHLLSAAPAKATVYYLRADGTGDIATIREALDIVVNGDVIELADGTYRGWGSWGLEFHGKAITLRSGSGNPEDCIIDCEASERALIFWAFEGPDSRVEGITIRNGQVTYGGAIYCSYSSPTITNCILTENVATLNGGAVFIQHASPVIEDCVITENSSYFSGGGIRCERSASPTIRNCTISGNEAGYDGGGVSCYEYSSPLITGCTITANTAVFSAGGVQGNYHCDVELVDCVVVGNAAGAYGGGCSFVTDSEPVVEGSTISGNRATSYGGGIYLQGSQPEVERSILWGNCSNDGPELYTADATSDIQFLCCVVDSSAFFGPGEVDFSPGSVFTDPLFCAGWPCASAPSGWGDYTLDGASPCIAENNSCGVQIGALGFGCGVDALSPASWGAVKARYR is encoded by the coding sequence ATGGCTGCTTCTTCACGGTCCACTCTCCCGGCGCGACTGCTCATGCTGGCCGCACTTCACCTGCTTTCCGCCGCTCCGGCAAAGGCCACCGTCTATTACCTCCGCGCGGACGGAACGGGCGACATCGCCACGATTCGCGAGGCGCTGGACATTGTGGTGAACGGGGATGTCATCGAACTGGCCGACGGGACCTACCGCGGCTGGGGCAGCTGGGGGCTGGAGTTCCACGGCAAGGCCATCACGCTCCGCTCCGGAAGCGGGAATCCGGAAGACTGCATCATCGACTGCGAAGCGTCGGAACGCGCGCTCATCTTCTGGGCGTTCGAGGGGCCGGATTCGCGGGTGGAGGGCATCACCATCCGCAACGGACAGGTGACATACGGCGGGGCGATCTACTGTTCGTATTCTTCGCCCACGATCACCAACTGCATTCTCACGGAGAATGTCGCCACACTGAACGGCGGTGCCGTCTTCATTCAGCACGCTTCGCCGGTCATCGAGGACTGCGTGATCACCGAGAACTCGTCTTACTTCTCCGGCGGCGGGATTCGATGCGAACGCTCCGCCTCCCCGACCATCCGAAACTGCACCATCTCGGGGAATGAGGCCGGCTACGATGGCGGCGGTGTTTCCTGCTACGAGTACTCCTCACCGCTCATCACCGGCTGCACGATCACGGCGAACACCGCCGTCTTCAGCGCGGGCGGCGTACAGGGGAACTACCACTGCGATGTCGAACTGGTGGACTGTGTTGTCGTGGGCAACGCGGCCGGGGCCTACGGCGGCGGCTGCTCCTTCGTGACGGATTCAGAGCCCGTCGTCGAAGGCTCCACCATATCCGGCAACCGCGCCACCAGCTACGGCGGCGGCATCTACCTTCAGGGGTCCCAGCCCGAGGTGGAGCGGTCCATCCTGTGGGGCAATTGCTCCAACGACGGGCCCGAGCTCTACACCGCCGATGCCACATCCGACATCCAGTTCCTGTGCTGCGTGGTCGACTCCTCCGCGTTCTTTGGACCGGGCGAAGTCGACTTCTCGCCGGGGAGCGTCTTCACCGACCCGCTCTTCTGCGCGGGGTGGCCCTGCGCGTCCGCACCGTCCGGCTGGGGTGATTACACGCTGGACGGCGCCTCCCCGTGCATCGCGGAGAACAACAGCTGCGGCGTGCAGATCGGGGCGCTCGGCTTCGGGTGCGGCGTGGACGCGCTGTCCCCGGCTTCCTGGGGTGCCGTCAAGGCTCGCTACCGCTGA
- a CDS encoding PAS domain-containing protein translates to MDSAKPWSAGQSLHGQELEALRESEERLKLALAGSDEGVWDWNIVTGDVHFSRRWMEMLEYLPGELEGNVSTWEKLVHPDDMPMVMAVLQKHLDGETPFYETEHRLLTKSGEWKWILDRGKVMERDADGNAVRAPSRSAHWLADSSRPRLAASACCTTLQAQGSGNATTTTASFEAHPR, encoded by the coding sequence ATGGACTCCGCGAAGCCGTGGTCGGCCGGGCAGTCGTTGCACGGTCAGGAACTGGAAGCTCTGCGCGAAAGCGAAGAGCGGTTGAAGCTCGCTCTTGCCGGATCTGACGAGGGTGTGTGGGACTGGAATATCGTCACGGGAGATGTTCACTTCAGCCGCCGCTGGATGGAGATGCTGGAGTACCTGCCGGGTGAGCTGGAAGGGAATGTCAGCACCTGGGAGAAACTGGTCCACCCCGACGACATGCCCATGGTGATGGCCGTTCTTCAGAAGCACCTGGACGGGGAAACCCCGTTCTATGAAACGGAGCATCGTCTTCTCACGAAGTCCGGGGAATGGAAGTGGATTCTGGATCGCGGGAAGGTCATGGAGCGTGACGCCGACGGGAACGCGGTCCGCGCCCCAAGTCGATCGGCGCATTGGTTGGCGGATTCAAGTCGGCCACGACTCGCCGCATCCGCATGCTGTACAACACTCCAGGCACAAGGGTCTGGCAACGCAACTACCACGACAGCATCATTCGAAGCGCACCCTCGCTGA
- a CDS encoding flippase: MSTSRTIAKNAGFLFLMRGTGFVLSFVLVMAIGRILGREGLGVYTLATAFLQVFVLIPNFGLDTLAIRDVARDRRRAGSYFAEMMGAKLALTLPACLLMLGAVELLHYPPETTTAIRLLCLALLADPLAEAAAAVYQGFERMEFMTMASGGMKIVVTGVSLALLARGAGVVDVLVVQVAGSFAVIPVHLLLLRRLSLRIPQRPSRAGMMTLLHEAYPLFLTNLVGLLYFRMDVVMLSKLRDEAEVGLYGAAYSVLRALVMIPSIFVTAIYPVLSRLYGNDGASLRRLCDTAFRYQLAVGLPLVAGLSTLAPETMHLVYGDDFAPSGPALRILIWTLFFFFTNTLLGYMLFTAGKQRSFLSIKLIALAVNGVANAILIPRYGIQGAAAATVGTTFVSFALHHRLVTQHLYRVNFPKILWRPVVASAVMALAVHLARDWPTGAVIPAGAALYAFVALVLLRILGPDDREILRTILRRGSTAPPPEGTP; encoded by the coding sequence TTGTCCACAAGTCGGACCATTGCGAAGAACGCTGGTTTCCTGTTCCTGATGCGGGGTACGGGGTTCGTGCTGTCGTTCGTGCTCGTGATGGCCATCGGCCGAATCCTCGGCCGCGAAGGGCTGGGCGTCTACACGCTGGCCACCGCTTTCCTTCAGGTGTTCGTCCTCATCCCGAACTTCGGACTCGACACGCTGGCCATCCGCGATGTCGCCCGCGATCGCAGGCGAGCCGGTTCCTACTTCGCGGAGATGATGGGCGCGAAGCTGGCGCTCACGCTTCCCGCCTGCCTGTTGATGCTGGGCGCGGTGGAACTGCTCCACTATCCGCCGGAGACGACCACCGCCATCCGACTCCTGTGCCTCGCCCTCCTGGCGGATCCGCTGGCCGAGGCCGCCGCGGCCGTTTATCAGGGCTTCGAACGCATGGAGTTCATGACCATGGCGTCCGGCGGGATGAAGATCGTCGTCACGGGAGTGAGCCTTGCGCTTCTCGCTCGCGGGGCGGGGGTGGTCGATGTGCTGGTGGTTCAGGTCGCGGGGAGCTTTGCCGTCATTCCCGTGCACCTGCTCCTCCTCCGCCGACTCTCCCTTCGCATTCCGCAACGCCCTTCCCGCGCGGGAATGATGACACTCCTCCACGAAGCCTACCCGCTCTTCCTCACGAATCTCGTCGGGTTGCTCTACTTCCGCATGGATGTGGTCATGCTGTCCAAGCTCCGCGACGAAGCGGAAGTGGGTCTCTACGGCGCGGCATACAGTGTGCTGCGCGCGCTCGTGATGATTCCGTCCATCTTCGTGACCGCGATCTATCCGGTGCTCTCACGCCTCTACGGAAACGACGGCGCGTCACTCCGGCGTCTCTGCGATACGGCATTCCGTTACCAGCTGGCGGTGGGCCTTCCGCTCGTGGCCGGCCTCTCCACGCTCGCGCCGGAGACGATGCATCTCGTATACGGCGACGACTTCGCGCCTTCCGGCCCCGCGCTCCGAATCCTGATCTGGACGCTCTTCTTCTTCTTCACGAACACCCTCCTCGGGTACATGCTCTTCACCGCCGGGAAGCAACGCAGCTTTCTGTCGATCAAACTCATCGCGCTGGCTGTCAACGGAGTCGCCAATGCGATCCTCATCCCGCGTTACGGCATTCAGGGCGCCGCAGCGGCCACCGTCGGGACCACTTTCGTGAGCTTCGCCCTGCATCATCGCCTCGTGACGCAACACCTCTACCGCGTGAACTTCCCGAAGATCCTCTGGCGACCCGTGGTGGCTTCAGCGGTGATGGCGCTGGCGGTTCACCTCGCCCGCGATTGGCCGACCGGCGCGGTGATCCCGGCAGGCGCGGCCCTGTACGCGTTCGTGGCACTCGTCCTTCTTCGCATTCTCGGTCCGGACGACCGGGAGATCCTGCGGACCATCCTGCGGCGCGGATCCACCGCACCGCCTCCGGAAGGAACACCATGA
- a CDS encoding class I SAM-dependent methyltransferase, translating into MTAHPLATARAAEAFLACPEDGARLKTGPGEVTCPSCGTRWPRIGKVPVFSDPDGYWGEIPQREMEPLLEEAELEGWDRALRRRLLGETGELRDRPDAGADEEGAAPRGRFLYDYATDASRADWRFLLPLNEDSRVLDIGAGWGALSMAIAPEVGLVVAADDMVERARFLEIRARQSGFDHVQPIATPAQDIPFPDGTFDLVILNGVLEWVGLSRVRRNPRDVQRLVLENIHRKIAPGGSLYIGIENRYGYHYFTGTPDDHTKLRGTNLMPRFMAQAWTRMRTGRDYRAYTHSLDGYRRLLKSAGFGGISFHATLPTYRNPREIIPLDDPTVFDHYATRTPARTVGRRVKVALARAGFRAGVIPRLIPHYAILATRERSR; encoded by the coding sequence ATGACTGCCCACCCACTCGCGACCGCCCGCGCGGCGGAAGCGTTCCTCGCCTGCCCCGAGGATGGAGCGCGGCTGAAGACCGGGCCTGGCGAAGTGACTTGCCCGTCCTGCGGGACCCGGTGGCCACGCATCGGCAAGGTCCCCGTCTTCTCCGATCCCGACGGATACTGGGGCGAGATTCCCCAGCGTGAAATGGAGCCTCTTCTGGAGGAGGCGGAACTGGAAGGCTGGGACCGGGCGCTGCGCAGGAGGCTTCTCGGAGAGACGGGAGAACTCCGCGACAGGCCTGACGCCGGGGCCGACGAAGAAGGCGCCGCCCCGCGCGGGCGATTCCTCTACGACTACGCCACCGACGCCTCGCGAGCGGACTGGCGATTTCTTCTTCCGCTGAACGAAGACAGCCGTGTGCTGGACATCGGCGCCGGATGGGGCGCCCTCTCGATGGCGATCGCCCCCGAGGTGGGACTCGTCGTCGCAGCGGACGACATGGTAGAGCGCGCCCGCTTTCTTGAGATCCGCGCCCGCCAGTCCGGCTTCGACCATGTGCAGCCCATCGCGACCCCCGCTCAGGACATCCCCTTCCCGGACGGCACCTTCGATCTGGTCATCCTGAACGGCGTGCTGGAGTGGGTGGGGCTGTCCCGAGTGCGACGCAACCCGCGCGATGTCCAGCGCCTCGTGCTGGAGAACATCCACCGGAAGATCGCGCCGGGGGGCAGCCTCTACATCGGAATCGAAAACCGATACGGCTACCACTACTTCACCGGCACTCCCGATGACCACACGAAGCTCCGAGGGACCAACCTCATGCCCCGATTCATGGCACAGGCATGGACTCGGATGCGGACCGGACGGGACTATCGCGCCTACACGCACTCGCTGGACGGCTACCGAAGGCTTCTCAAGAGCGCGGGCTTCGGGGGGATCTCCTTCCACGCAACGCTCCCCACCTACCGGAACCCGCGGGAGATCATCCCGCTCGATGATCCCACCGTCTTCGACCACTACGCGACGCGCACCCCCGCACGGACCGTCGGCCGCCGGGTGAAGGTGGCGCTGGCCCGCGCGGGATTCCGCGCCGGAGTCATCCCGAGGCTCATCCCGCACTATGCCATCCTCGCCACGCGGGAGAGGTCGCGATGA
- a CDS encoding phosphotransferase gives MIDILRKTIADRWERMNLPGNPTLDLSFLLSGGVGGRHGKVLLFAFRRGDPRPLLLVKMPRVKTAHRWVEHEYSFLEELAEAAPTGVGHLFPEALFRVTDGARLATAQSILPGVPMDRLPTPGSPGAPSSEDLLDLARRWLARFWRATTFPEGNERALWQPVTDAVERFPRERDHLPAPVLDGAEEVLAGIHARKEKTSPVAIGHGDFLASNLILHGASAGAVDWEFGAKRQLPWVDPVHFAVDHCLRHGMQTGRGRLGGFREGFLERSALSHRIRDFLWECATEGGVPHEVLPIALPAYIMASTVRMETFFSRDYPVTREWEAIAAECLLPDSIALLHQTLGIS, from the coding sequence ATGATCGACATCCTTCGCAAGACGATCGCCGACCGGTGGGAACGCATGAACCTCCCCGGGAACCCGACGCTGGATCTGTCGTTTCTCCTGTCCGGGGGAGTCGGGGGACGGCACGGCAAGGTGCTGCTCTTCGCATTCCGCCGGGGAGATCCACGCCCGCTTCTCCTGGTCAAGATGCCGCGCGTGAAGACCGCACACCGCTGGGTCGAGCACGAGTATTCGTTCCTGGAGGAACTGGCCGAAGCCGCCCCCACCGGAGTCGGGCACCTCTTCCCCGAGGCGCTCTTCCGGGTCACGGACGGGGCGCGGCTTGCCACTGCGCAGAGCATCCTGCCCGGTGTTCCGATGGACCGTCTGCCGACGCCGGGATCTCCCGGTGCGCCCTCCTCGGAAGACTTGCTGGACCTTGCCCGGCGATGGCTGGCGCGATTCTGGCGCGCGACCACCTTTCCAGAAGGAAACGAGCGCGCCCTCTGGCAGCCGGTCACCGACGCGGTGGAGCGGTTCCCACGGGAGCGTGATCACCTGCCCGCGCCGGTGCTCGACGGGGCCGAGGAGGTTCTCGCGGGAATCCACGCGCGGAAGGAGAAGACCTCTCCGGTCGCAATCGGACACGGCGACTTTCTCGCGTCCAACCTTATCCTCCACGGGGCCAGCGCGGGTGCGGTGGACTGGGAGTTCGGCGCAAAACGGCAACTCCCGTGGGTGGACCCCGTCCACTTCGCCGTGGATCACTGCCTCCGGCACGGAATGCAGACCGGACGCGGACGACTCGGGGGGTTCCGCGAGGGGTTTCTGGAGCGGTCCGCCCTCTCGCACCGCATTCGCGACTTCCTCTGGGAGTGCGCGACGGAAGGCGGCGTCCCTCACGAGGTGCTTCCGATCGCGCTCCCCGCCTACATCATGGCATCCACGGTCCGCATGGAGACCTTCTTCTCGCGCGATTACCCGGTTACCCGCGAATGGGAAGCGATCGCGGCCGAGTGTCTGCTTCCTGACTCCATCGCACTCCTCCACCAGACGCTCGGGATCTCCTGA
- a CDS encoding lysylphosphatidylglycerol synthase transmembrane domain-containing protein, which yields MTPDPTRATPKSTPSARIVRGVVSAGLLGFLLWRADLSGIVARLAGVHAGSLLAACVLLHVDRMLQAWKWRGLLLSSGTPIRLRDAIANTYMGNFAGQFLPSGVGGDVARVFLLRKMRLPTDEVVASIAMERVVGFCALLATASVAVLVGAFLDAPAPEGLPGGILVVSAIAAAGAVTSLSPRFESITTRLSRPLERFRLRALADSLIRAYRRYAGRKRAVTVYFFLSIVEVAAMTLVTHVACLSLSLKVGLVPLLLIVPVTLVSMRIPVSVNGLGVREGVLVFTLGALGHSAEAALALSVTMRFLDLGVSAIGGLLFWTQRGEQDRPPSQEHPR from the coding sequence ATGACCCCTGACCCCACCCGCGCCACACCAAAGAGCACTCCTTCGGCGCGCATCGTGCGTGGGGTTGTCAGTGCCGGACTGCTCGGCTTCCTCTTGTGGCGCGCCGATCTCTCGGGGATCGTGGCCCGCCTTGCCGGAGTTCACGCGGGGAGCCTCCTTGCGGCATGCGTGCTCCTGCATGTGGACCGTATGCTTCAGGCATGGAAGTGGCGCGGGCTTCTGCTCAGTTCCGGCACCCCGATCCGGCTGCGTGATGCCATCGCCAACACCTACATGGGCAACTTCGCGGGGCAGTTCCTGCCGTCCGGCGTGGGTGGCGATGTGGCTCGCGTCTTTCTGCTTCGCAAGATGCGCCTGCCCACCGATGAAGTGGTCGCCTCGATCGCCATGGAGCGCGTCGTCGGGTTTTGCGCGCTCCTCGCCACAGCGTCCGTTGCGGTGCTTGTGGGAGCCTTCCTCGACGCTCCCGCACCCGAAGGCCTCCCCGGCGGCATCCTCGTCGTATCCGCCATTGCCGCCGCAGGTGCCGTCACCAGTCTTTCCCCGCGCTTTGAGTCCATCACCACGCGACTCTCCCGGCCGCTGGAACGCTTTCGCCTGCGGGCGCTCGCCGACTCTCTGATTCGCGCCTATCGAAGGTACGCAGGCCGGAAGCGCGCCGTCACCGTGTACTTCTTCCTATCCATTGTGGAAGTGGCGGCGATGACGCTCGTGACTCATGTCGCCTGCCTGTCGTTGAGCCTCAAGGTCGGCCTTGTCCCGTTGCTCCTCATTGTCCCGGTGACCCTCGTGTCGATGCGCATCCCCGTCTCCGTGAACGGACTGGGCGTTCGCGAGGGCGTGCTCGTCTTCACGCTCGGCGCGCTGGGCCACTCCGCGGAAGCGGCACTCGCGCTGTCCGTGACTATGCGGTTCCTGGATCTTGGCGTTTCCGCAATCGGCGGCCTGCTCTTCTGGACACAACGCGGCGAACAAGACCGCCCGCCTTCCCAAGAGCATCCTCGGTAA
- a CDS encoding efflux RND transporter permease subunit: MTLPELAIRRPVTTAMLLVSILVLGLLAIARLPLAFMPEVERPALYVIAEYPNASPETVERNIIRPLEEELGSLKGLERVWSRCDQQGGRVNVTFRWGTDLDAARAEIRERVDRMRDDLPDDLERLQISPHWNPRETGETIMEGRISSARDLSRDYELLERKIVRPLERIAGVAQVTLDGVNPREVRIDLRLDALSRHRVDIREVMSALAENNQDRALGVVRKGDRRILLRSLGRFREIDEIRQVAVSASGIRLEDVAVVTFAEPPLEYGRHLDRQFAIGVSVTKEPSANTVTISEEIRARVAAMDADPDLSGIRFLVWEDQGKEIRKTLADLRHTGVLGGILASIMLFLFLRRVRPTLIVVACIPFSVIAACAVVWARGATLNTLTLLGLIVGIGMLVDNAVVVMENIHRYREKGMSGRVAALFGSREVSVAITAATLTSIIVFLPIIFSRPNEMNLYLRELGLTICFTLVASLFISQTLIPLAMARSRTAALPGTSRFMSALRRRYVRALDFTLDHRWIAPLAGIAVMASAVVPYRGVEKNFDVSSPEMFVGVRYILSEELPLDRKEALINRVEEVLDGHREEFHIRSIYSFWNERWMITRLYMEEGHTHEEEMNRIRRGLQEVVPKIPGVRLQVQDSRPFWQRNRGKRVAFQLRGEDTGKLAELADEARQLLEGVDGLFDFYSSADGGKLEVETRIDRDRARAYGVPVDEPGQIVGLTFRGRRLPRFLGPDGEVEMELALDEGEVTNLHSLHDLPLPRGGAAPVPLASVAEFAVVKGPDDIQRDDRVTGVWVGARYEEGQKEEHAAAARAALEEMALPYGYSWDFDSFRRDSRESQREFFLNLLLALGLIFGVMASLFESARQAVSLMISLPFAVAGALWMLYFTGTDFDQPASVGLFLLLGVVVNNGIVMIEHINGYRRSGMARRDSMLRGGAERLRPVLMTAATTLLGLIPIVVRKPALGGVYYYSMALVLIGGLAVSTVLTSLLLPTTVCITEDALGKAGGLVRRVVSRRAGRRLRKRQDPGTA, translated from the coding sequence GTGACGCTTCCCGAACTGGCCATTCGCCGACCCGTCACGACCGCAATGCTGCTCGTCTCGATTCTTGTTCTCGGACTTCTCGCCATCGCGAGGCTCCCGCTGGCGTTCATGCCGGAAGTGGAGCGCCCCGCGCTCTATGTGATTGCCGAGTACCCCAACGCGTCGCCGGAGACGGTGGAGCGGAACATCATCCGTCCGCTGGAAGAAGAACTCGGCTCGCTGAAAGGGCTGGAACGAGTCTGGTCCCGCTGCGATCAACAGGGCGGTCGCGTGAATGTCACCTTCCGATGGGGAACGGATCTGGATGCCGCGCGTGCGGAGATTCGGGAACGCGTGGACCGGATGCGGGACGATCTCCCGGACGATCTGGAGCGACTGCAGATCTCGCCCCACTGGAATCCCCGGGAAACGGGCGAGACGATCATGGAGGGACGGATCTCCTCCGCTCGGGATCTGAGTCGCGATTACGAACTTCTGGAACGGAAGATCGTTCGTCCACTGGAGCGAATCGCCGGTGTGGCTCAGGTGACGCTGGATGGCGTGAACCCCCGCGAAGTCCGAATCGACCTGCGACTGGACGCGCTTTCCCGACACCGCGTGGACATTCGCGAGGTCATGTCGGCACTGGCGGAGAACAACCAGGATCGTGCGCTGGGCGTGGTGCGCAAGGGAGATCGCCGGATCCTGCTGCGCAGCCTGGGGCGTTTCCGAGAGATCGACGAGATTCGTCAGGTGGCCGTTTCCGCGTCCGGAATCCGGCTGGAGGATGTCGCGGTTGTGACCTTTGCAGAGCCGCCCCTGGAATACGGGCGGCATCTCGACCGGCAGTTTGCCATCGGCGTGAGTGTCACGAAAGAACCGAGCGCGAACACGGTCACCATCAGCGAAGAGATTCGCGCGCGTGTCGCTGCCATGGACGCGGACCCGGATCTGTCGGGGATTCGTTTCCTTGTCTGGGAAGATCAGGGGAAGGAGATACGAAAGACGCTGGCCGACCTCCGGCACACCGGTGTTCTGGGCGGGATTCTCGCGTCCATCATGCTGTTTCTCTTCCTGCGGAGAGTTCGACCGACGCTGATTGTCGTGGCGTGCATTCCGTTCTCCGTCATCGCGGCGTGTGCCGTGGTCTGGGCGCGGGGGGCCACGCTCAACACGCTGACCCTCCTGGGACTCATTGTAGGAATCGGGATGCTCGTGGACAACGCGGTGGTCGTGATGGAGAACATCCACCGGTATCGGGAGAAGGGGATGTCAGGGCGTGTTGCCGCGCTCTTCGGGTCGCGCGAGGTGTCCGTGGCCATCACGGCGGCGACCCTGACATCGATCATCGTCTTCCTGCCGATCATCTTCTCCCGACCGAATGAGATGAACCTCTACCTTCGGGAACTGGGTCTCACGATCTGCTTCACCCTCGTGGCGTCGCTCTTCATCAGCCAGACGCTCATTCCACTGGCAATGGCCCGATCCCGCACCGCCGCACTGCCGGGGACTTCGCGCTTCATGTCGGCGCTTCGCCGCCGCTATGTCCGCGCTCTCGACTTCACGCTGGATCATCGCTGGATCGCGCCGCTGGCGGGAATCGCCGTGATGGCCTCGGCCGTCGTTCCGTACCGCGGTGTCGAGAAGAACTTCGATGTGAGTTCGCCCGAGATGTTCGTCGGCGTCCGCTATATCCTGAGTGAGGAACTTCCGCTGGACCGGAAAGAGGCCTTGATCAACCGGGTGGAAGAGGTGCTCGACGGTCATCGCGAGGAGTTCCACATCCGTTCCATCTACAGTTTCTGGAACGAACGATGGATGATCACGCGCCTCTACATGGAAGAGGGACATACGCACGAAGAGGAAATGAACCGCATCCGGCGTGGCCTTCAGGAAGTCGTGCCGAAGATTCCCGGCGTGCGTCTTCAGGTACAGGACAGCCGACCCTTCTGGCAGCGGAATCGCGGGAAGCGCGTTGCATTTCAACTACGCGGAGAGGACACGGGGAAACTCGCGGAACTGGCCGATGAAGCCCGGCAACTCCTGGAGGGCGTGGATGGACTCTTTGACTTCTACTCCTCCGCCGACGGCGGAAAGCTGGAGGTGGAAACGAGGATAGACCGGGATCGTGCGCGGGCTTACGGCGTGCCGGTGGACGAACCCGGCCAGATCGTGGGGCTCACCTTTCGCGGCCGCAGGCTTCCTCGCTTCCTCGGCCCAGATGGCGAAGTGGAGATGGAACTTGCGCTCGACGAAGGAGAAGTGACAAACCTCCACAGCCTGCATGACCTTCCCTTGCCCCGCGGGGGCGCCGCGCCGGTGCCTCTGGCCAGCGTTGCGGAGTTTGCGGTGGTGAAGGGACCGGACGACATCCAGCGCGACGATCGAGTGACCGGAGTCTGGGTGGGAGCGCGCTACGAGGAAGGGCAGAAGGAAGAGCACGCGGCAGCGGCGCGGGCCGCGCTGGAGGAGATGGCTCTCCCGTACGGGTATTCATGGGACTTCGATTCTTTCCGGAGGGATTCGCGCGAAAGCCAGCGGGAGTTTTTTCTGAATCTTCTTCTGGCGCTGGGGTTGATCTTTGGAGTGATGGCCTCTCTCTTTGAATCCGCGCGTCAGGCTGTGTCGCTGATGATCTCTCTTCCGTTCGCCGTGGCGGGCGCACTCTGGATGCTGTACTTCACCGGGACGGATTTCGACCAACCGGCGTCGGTGGGGCTGTTCCTGCTGCTCGGCGTAGTGGTGAACAACGGCATCGTGATGATCGAGCACATCAACGGGTATCGTCGAAGCGGAATGGCCCGCCGCGATTCGATGCTTCGCGGCGGCGCGGAGCGGTTGCGGCCCGTTCTCATGACCGCCGCGACGACGCTTCTGGGGCTGATCCCGATCGTGGTTCGAAAGCCCGCTCTCGGTGGGGTCTACTACTACTCGATGGCGCTTGTCTTGATCGGGGGGCTGGCCGTGTCGACGGTTCTCACTTCGCTTCTTCTGCCGACCACCGTGTGCATTACCGAGGATGCTCTTGGGAAGGCGGGCGGTCTTGTTCGCCGCGTTGTGTCCAGAAGAGCAGGCCGCCGATTGCGGAAACGCCAAGATCCAGGAACCGCATAG